The genomic interval GCGAGCGGGTCTCCCCGGCCCTTCTTGGGCGCGAGGAACTCCGGGTCCCTCACGATGACGACCTTGCGCCCCGGGAACAGCGGCAACGTCGCCAGCTCCTGCGCCACCTCGCGAGGACTGCCCGCGTCCAGTGGCACCAGGTTGAGCCCCACCGCCGCGTCGGGGACCAGCGCCTTGACCAGCTCGTCGGCGCCCTTGCGGACCAGGAACTCCTCACCCCACAGCAGATACAGCGGCGAGACCTTCCCGGCCTTCACGCCCGACAGCACGTCCTCCAGCTCCGAGCTCATCGCGAGGCCTCCGTGAACAGGTCGATGAGCATGCGCTCCAGCTGAAGCCGGGGCGCGCCATTGCGCGCCACCGCCGCGCGAGCCCCTTCCAGCAGCGAGTGCCGCCGGTGCAGCGCCACGTCGGAGTGCCGCGAGGCCACCTCCACCGCGAGCGTACGCAGGTCCCGGTTGGCCAACAGGTCCTCCTGCCCCACCTTCGCCAACGCCACGTCGCGCGTCCACAGCACCAGCAACTCCAGCGTCGCGTCCGCGTCCTCGCGCGAGCCACCGTGCTCGTCCGCGAAGCGCAACAGCCCCACCGCGTCCTCGCCGCGCAGCGACTCGAAGGCGGAGACCACGTCCTTGCGCCGCGCGAGCGCCTCCACGTCCAACGCCAGGGCCCGCCCCAGGCTTCCACCCGACATGATGGCCGCCAGCTGCGCGGTGTCCGCGTCCAGCTTGCGCTCGGCGCGCACGCGCTCGGCGACGAGCGCCACCGGGAGCGGACCGAAGTGAAGCTTGCTGCAGCGGCTGCGGATGGTGGGCAGCAGCTTGTCCATGGCGCTGGCCACCAGCACCAGGGTGGTGTCGGAGGGAGGCTCCTCCAGCGTCTTGAGGAACGCGTTCTGCGCCTGCACGTTCATCGCCTGCGCGGAGACCAGGATGGCCACCTTGCGGCGCGACTCCAGGCCTCGCAGCGCCAGGCGCTCCTGGAGCCCTCGAATCTGCTCCACACGCAAGTCGCGGCTCGGCGTGCCCGTGAAGTCCGAGCGCCCCGCAAGCCCACGCGACACCCGCTCATCATCGGGCATCACCCAGGTGACATCGGGGTGCAGTCCACGAGCCACCCGCACGCAGCTCGCGCAGGTGCCGCAGCCCACGTCCGGCTGTTCGGGGCAGGTCAGGGCCTGGGCCAGGCCAACGGCCGCCCGCTCCTTGCCCACGCCCTCCGGCCCCGCGAAGAGGTACGCATGGTGAACGGCGCCCGCGCGAAGGGCCGCCTGAAGTGAATCAATCGCGCGGGGCTGTCCCAGCACCGAGGCGAGCGTCATGCCGCGTGTATCCCCGCTCCCGGCTCACGCGTCAACCGCTGCCTTGACCCACCTTCTGGCACGGGTCAGAGTCCAGGGGCCTTGCTGTCCTTTCTCCAGAGCAACCTGTCCGTCGCCGTTGGTGCGGTGCTGCTCCTCATCCTGCTGGGCGCCCGAGCGTCCACCCAGGACCAGGACCTGAAGCGAGACCTGAACGGCGCGCTCCGGCTGCTGGTGATGTGCCTGGTGGTGCGCCTGATTGCATGGGCCCTGCCCCAGTCGACGCCGCCCGGGTTGATGAAGGCGCTGCTCGTCGCGTGGATGCTGACGTTCGCGTTCGGTGTCATCCGCGCGAGCGTGGGCTTCGGCCTTAAGCTGGCCAGGCTGCGCTCCCCGTCGGTGGCCACGCCGAAAATCCTGCGCAACGTCATCGACTTCCTGCTGTACACGCTGGCCGCGGTCCCCATCCTCCAGACGCAGCTCAACCTGGACCTGACGGGACTGGTGGCCACGTCGGCGGTGCTGTCGGTGGTCATCGGTCTGGCGCTGCAGGAGACGCTGGGCAACCTCTTCGCGGGCCTGTCGCTGCAGTTGGACAAGCCCTTCGAGGTGGGTGACTTCATCCGCATCGGCGAGCACACCGGCCGCGTGGCGCAGGTCAACTGGCGCTCCATCCGCATCATGACGTTCCGCCGGGAGCTGGTGACGCTGCCCAACTCGGTGGTGGCCAAGGAGCAGCTCAAGAACTTCTCCCAGGACCGCGAGCCGGTGGGCGTGGACGCGCAGGTGCGAGCCTCGTACGACACCCCGCCCAACGTGATGAAGGCCGCGCTGTTGGATGTGGTGCGGGAGATTCCGCAAGTGCTGGTGGACCCGGCGCCCATCGCCCGCACGCTCGCGTTCGACGAGTCGTGCGTGCGCTACATGGTGCGCTTCTTCGTGAATGACTTCTCGCTCGCGGACACGGTGACGGCGGAGGTCTACACACGCCTGTGGTACCGGCTGCGGCGCGACGGCGTGGAATCCCCCGTGCCCCAGCGCGTGGTGCGCATGCGCGAGGACAAGCCCACGCCGGAGCTGCCCGAACACACCGTGCTGCGGCTCCTCCGGGCCGTGGACCTCTTCGAGCCCCTGGCGGACGCGGACCTGGAGCGGCTGGGCCAGGAGGTCCACGTGCGCCGCTTCGGCCGGGACGAACACGTCATCCAGGAAGGCGATGACGGCCGGACGTTCTACGTGCTCGCGTCCGGAGAGGTCAGCGTCCGCGCTGGCAAGGTCCAGGCCGAAGTGACACGGCTGGGCCAGGGCAGCTACTTCGGCGAGATGTCGCTGCTCACGGGCGAGAAGCGCGCGGCCACGGTGGTGGCCCTCGAGGACTCCATCCTCATCGAGGTCGACCGCCCCACCTTCGCGAGGCTCTTCGGCGAACATCCTGGCCTCGCCCGGCAGCTGTCCGCCATCCTCGCGCAGCGGCGCACCCAGCTGCGCGCCGTGGCCGAAGCCAGCGGCGCCGGCACCGACCCCATCCCCGCCGAAGTGGGACGCATCCTCGGACGGCTGCGCCAGATTTTCGGGCTGCACGCCTCCCACGAATAGCCTGGCGCCCCCCCTCGATTTCCCCCTCCCCGGGGGCCCTTTCCGGGCGGGTTGGGCCCTGGAATCCTACCTACCAGGGTGCCACTTCCAAGCGCCCCTCCAGCCCCCTCCCTCCCGAGGGAATGTCAGACCCTTCCGGTAGTCTCTCTTCATTCACGCAACCGGAAAGGAAGTCGACATGACCACCTCTCGTGAGAACCCGTGCGTTTCGGTCAACCAGCTGGGCCAGTACCTCACCGGGACGCCGTCGCTCCGAAAGCGCATCATCCAGGCGCAGAAGAACCCGGTGGACCCGCAGTACCTGCGCTACCCCGCGGCCGCCCAGGCCATCACCGAGTACCTGTGCGACGGGCGCGACGAAGTCATCCTCCGCTATCACCAGCGGCGGCTGCTCAACACCCAGCCCGAGTCCGACTTCGACGCCCACCGCCTGGCCCTCTGCGCCGAGGCCCTGCACCGCTGCCTCGCGATCTCGGATGAGCTCGCCGTTCACGCCATCGCCAGTCCCGCCGACCAGGACCCGGCGCCTCTGGAAGTCGCCGGCGTCGCCATCAAGGTGAAGCCGGAGGTCCTCTTGCGCGGCGTCGACGCCCGAGGACACATGCGCTCGGGCGTCCTCAAGCTCTACTTCTCCAAGCACGCGCCGTTGGATGAGCGCGCCGGCGAATACATCGCCACCGTGCTCCAGCTCTTCGCCGAGGAGCGGCTCGAGCAGCGTGGCCCCGTCGACCCGCGGCTGGTGGGGGTGTTCGACGTGTTCGCCGGCCGCCTCTTCGTCGCGCCGCGTGCTCGTCAGCGCCGGCTCAACGACGTGACGCTCGCCTGCGAGGAGATCGCCGGCCGCTGGGACCGGAACTAGCAGCCCCCGGCCCCCGCCCTCGCCTCCCAGGCCAGGGCGGGTGTTCGTTTCCGGGACACCTCTTCCCGTATCCGTGCAACCTCGTAGCCCCCCATGAGGGGCCGAGTCCCTTTCCCTGCAGGGAGACAGCCGCTCTGGCACGCTGGCATGGCCTTCGCTTTGGGGCCCGCCATGGACTCGCTTCGTCAGGACCTCCGCTACGCGCTGCGCACACTGAAACACACGCCGGGCTTCACGATTGCCGCCGTGGTGACGCTGGCGTTGGCCATTGGCGCGAACACCGTCCTCTTCAGCGCCATCCACGCCATGCTGCTCAAGCCCCTGCCCTTCCGGAGTCCGGCGGAGCTGGTGCGCATCTGGTGTGAGCAGGAAGGCATCGAGTTCGCCTCCGTGACACCCACGGAGCTGCTCGGGTGGCGCGAGCACTCCAAGGGCTTCAGCGAGCTGGCCGGCTTCTCGCGGCGGGACCTGAGCCTCACGGGCGGAGACACCCCCGAGCGGGTCCGCGCGGCACGGGTCACCACCAACTTCTTCAAGCTGCTGGGCGCATCCCCTGCTCAGGGGCGCGACTTCGCGGAGGACGACGCGCAGCCGCGCAATGCCTCCCGCACGGTGGTGGTGAGCCACGCCTTCTGGCGCAGGTCGATGGCCGGCGCCGCGGATGCGGTGGGACGGGACATCCTCTTGGATGGCCACTCGCACACCGTGGTGGGGGTGCTTCCCGAGGGCTTCACCTTCCCCGACTTCGGAGACGACGTCGAGGTGTGGATGCCCGACTGGATGGACCCGGAGGCGCACGGCAATCACTACATGCGCGTGCTCGGGCGGCTGGCCCCCGGCATCTCGATGGAGGCGGCGACGTCCGACCTGCTGCGGGCGGCGAGGACGGTCCATGAGGTTCGCGTGGGCGACAAGCCCGACAAGGCCCACAAGGTCACCACGCTGCTGTGGCAGGAGCACCTCACCTCCAGCAGCCGGCCGGTGTTGTGGGCGCTCTGGGGCGCGGTGGGCTTCGTGCTGCTCATCGCCTGCGCCAACGTGGCCAACCTCCTCCTGGTGCGTGCCCTGGCGCGGCAGCGGGACGGGGCCATCCGCGCGGCGCTCGGCGCGAGCCGCCGGCGTCGGGTGCAGCAGGCGCTGGCGGAGAGCGTGCTCCTGGGGCTGTTCGGCGGTGTCGTCGGACTGCTGCTCGTGATGTGGGGCATGGAGCTGGTGCGCACGCTGCTTCCGGAGTCGATGCTGCGCATGACGCCCGTGGAGCTGAGCATTCCGGCGCTCCTGTTCAGCCTCGTCCTCTCCATCGGAGCGGGCCTGCTCTTCGGGCTCGCGCCCGCGCTGCACACCACCGGCATGGACGTGCTGCCCCTGCTCAAGCAGTCCAGCGCCGCGGTGGGCGCTCGAGCCAATCATCCCCTGCGCAACATGCTGGTGGCGGTGCAGCTCGCCCTGGCCCTGGTGCTCCTCGTGGGCACGGTGCTGATGGTGCAGACGCTGCGCAACATGCAGGGCGTGGCCCCCGGGTTCGACGCGGACGGCGTGCTCACCGGGCGTCTGTCATTGCCCGACGTCAGGTATCCCAAGCAGGAGAACCTGCGCGCCTTCTACACCGAGCTGCTCGGGCGACTGCGCGCGCTGCCGGACGTGGAGGCGGTGGGCGTGGTCAACGACGCACCCTTGGGCGGCTCCAACACCAACGGTGACTTCATGCTGGAGGGGGGCCCCGTGAACCCGACCGCGCGCCACGTCACCGAGTTCCGCGTGGCCTCCGAGGGCTACTTCCGCGCCCTGCGCATCGCCGTGAAACAGGGCCGGGACTTCGGGCCCCAGGACTCCGCGGCGGGCGCGCCGAGCGTCATCGTCAACGAGACCTTCGTGCGCATCTTCCTGGGAGGACATGAGCCCTTGGGCAAGCGGATGCGGCTGGACTGGAGTGACAACGAGCCCTTCCGGGAGATCGTGGGCGTGGTGGCGGACGTGCGCCACTCGCGGCTGACGGAGCCCGCGACGCCCGAGGCGTATGTGCCCTTCGAGCAGTACCCGCTGCGAATCATGTCCGTGGTG from Myxococcus stipitatus carries:
- a CDS encoding mechanosensitive ion channel family protein; translation: MLSFLQSNLSVAVGAVLLLILLGARASTQDQDLKRDLNGALRLLVMCLVVRLIAWALPQSTPPGLMKALLVAWMLTFAFGVIRASVGFGLKLARLRSPSVATPKILRNVIDFLLYTLAAVPILQTQLNLDLTGLVATSAVLSVVIGLALQETLGNLFAGLSLQLDKPFEVGDFIRIGEHTGRVAQVNWRSIRIMTFRRELVTLPNSVVAKEQLKNFSQDREPVGVDAQVRASYDTPPNVMKAALLDVVREIPQVLVDPAPIARTLAFDESCVRYMVRFFVNDFSLADTVTAEVYTRLWYRLRRDGVESPVPQRVVRMREDKPTPELPEHTVLRLLRAVDLFEPLADADLERLGQEVHVRRFGRDEHVIQEGDDGRTFYVLASGEVSVRAGKVQAEVTRLGQGSYFGEMSLLTGEKRAATVVALEDSILIEVDRPTFARLFGEHPGLARQLSAILAQRRTQLRAVAEASGAGTDPIPAEVGRILGRLRQIFGLHASHE
- a CDS encoding ABC transporter permease; translated protein: MDSLRQDLRYALRTLKHTPGFTIAAVVTLALAIGANTVLFSAIHAMLLKPLPFRSPAELVRIWCEQEGIEFASVTPTELLGWREHSKGFSELAGFSRRDLSLTGGDTPERVRAARVTTNFFKLLGASPAQGRDFAEDDAQPRNASRTVVVSHAFWRRSMAGAADAVGRDILLDGHSHTVVGVLPEGFTFPDFGDDVEVWMPDWMDPEAHGNHYMRVLGRLAPGISMEAATSDLLRAARTVHEVRVGDKPDKAHKVTTLLWQEHLTSSSRPVLWALWGAVGFVLLIACANVANLLLVRALARQRDGAIRAALGASRRRRVQQALAESVLLGLFGGVVGLLLVMWGMELVRTLLPESMLRMTPVELSIPALLFSLVLSIGAGLLFGLAPALHTTGMDVLPLLKQSSAAVGARANHPLRNMLVAVQLALALVLLVGTVLMVQTLRNMQGVAPGFDADGVLTGRLSLPDVRYPKQENLRAFYTELLGRLRALPDVEAVGVVNDAPLGGSNTNGDFMLEGGPVNPTARHVTEFRVASEGYFRALRIAVKQGRDFGPQDSAAGAPSVIVNETFVRIFLGGHEPLGKRMRLDWSDNEPFREIVGVVADVRHSRLTEPATPEAYVPFEQYPLRIMSVVLRTRREPSVLAGSVRQELKAMDADQPIFDLLPFDSRMERQLSRPLATTRLLAAFALLAVVLAGVGVYGVMAYSVGQRTRELGIRLALGAHPRQVLGLVMRQGLRLTVMGVGLGLLTAFGCMRLLASLLYGVNANEPTVFVGVAAVLASVSILATWVPALRASRVSPSVSLRAE
- the holB gene encoding DNA polymerase III subunit delta' codes for the protein MTLASVLGQPRAIDSLQAALRAGAVHHAYLFAGPEGVGKERAAVGLAQALTCPEQPDVGCGTCASCVRVARGLHPDVTWVMPDDERVSRGLAGRSDFTGTPSRDLRVEQIRGLQERLALRGLESRRKVAILVSAQAMNVQAQNAFLKTLEEPPSDTTLVLVASAMDKLLPTIRSRCSKLHFGPLPVALVAERVRAERKLDADTAQLAAIMSGGSLGRALALDVEALARRKDVVSAFESLRGEDAVGLLRFADEHGGSREDADATLELLVLWTRDVALAKVGQEDLLANRDLRTLAVEVASRHSDVALHRRHSLLEGARAAVARNGAPRLQLERMLIDLFTEASR